From the Aquitalea magnusonii genome, one window contains:
- a CDS encoding hybrid sensor histidine kinase/response regulator — protein MISNLQPSSQEKVRIEQIRLLLNNLGSSVLPGILVVLLVAYALQHQADPLRLSGWCVLVIASKLIDIVDARRILARPILPAALPRLRRRLVLLHAIDGAAWGSLMWVGLNPASPPSWILAIAVLSGVAGNSMSILSPVLPVFIGFISLELGMIALKSLLSDALALNTLGLAAIMYLATLLMQARNSERAARGAIELRFENLELVDRLRQASAESRRAQQEAEQANLAKSKFLAAASHDLRQPIHAQGLFLEVLGKTALDARQQSLLANIQSATNASAEMLHSLLDYSRVDAGVITPQLQAFALQPLLNKMERELAPLANTKGLFYRSRDTAEVVMSDPSLIELILRNLISNAIRYTQHGGILVGCRRRGDQLWLEIWDSGIGIAAQQQQEIFDEFHQLGNPERDRKKGLGLGLAIVRGLTQLLQHPLRVASRPGRGSVFRLGLPRIATASPLPAAAAPAVGISQCLPKATVLLIEDDDIVRSSMVLLLQSWGCQCMAAESLDAALPWLNHKQPDLLISDYRLREQKNGSDAIHAIRQAVGRDIPALLLTGDTAPARLREASDSGLPLLHKPVAPAQLYDSLNQLLSQQPCAPQGSAQ, from the coding sequence ATGATCAGCAATCTGCAACCGTCATCGCAGGAAAAAGTGCGCATCGAACAGATCCGCCTGCTGCTCAATAATCTGGGCAGCTCGGTGCTGCCCGGCATTCTGGTGGTATTGCTGGTGGCCTATGCCTTGCAACACCAGGCCGACCCCTTGCGACTGAGCGGGTGGTGCGTGCTGGTGATTGCCTCCAAGCTCATCGACATTGTCGACGCCCGCCGTATTCTGGCCCGGCCCATTCTGCCTGCCGCACTGCCCAGGCTGCGGCGGCGTCTGGTACTGCTGCACGCCATCGACGGTGCCGCCTGGGGCAGCCTGATGTGGGTGGGTCTGAATCCGGCATCGCCGCCAAGCTGGATTCTGGCCATTGCCGTGCTGTCCGGCGTGGCTGGCAATTCCATGTCCATCCTGTCGCCCGTGCTGCCGGTGTTCATCGGCTTCATTTCACTGGAGCTGGGCATGATCGCGCTCAAGTCGCTGTTATCGGATGCGCTGGCGCTAAACACGCTGGGGCTGGCTGCCATCATGTATCTGGCCACCCTGCTGATGCAGGCGCGTAATAGCGAACGCGCCGCGCGTGGGGCCATCGAACTGCGCTTTGAAAACCTGGAACTGGTAGACCGGCTGCGCCAGGCGTCTGCCGAATCGCGCCGGGCACAACAGGAGGCAGAGCAGGCCAATCTTGCCAAGTCGAAATTCCTGGCCGCCGCCAGCCACGACCTGCGCCAACCCATCCACGCGCAGGGGCTATTTCTGGAAGTGCTGGGCAAAACCGCACTGGATGCCAGGCAGCAAAGCCTGCTGGCCAATATCCAGAGCGCCACCAATGCCTCGGCGGAAATGCTGCACAGCCTGCTGGATTATTCGCGGGTGGATGCCGGGGTGATCACCCCGCAGCTGCAAGCCTTTGCCCTGCAGCCACTGCTAAACAAGATGGAAAGAGAGCTGGCACCGCTGGCCAACACCAAGGGGCTGTTCTACCGCAGCCGTGACACGGCCGAGGTGGTGATGTCCGACCCGTCGCTGATCGAGCTGATCCTGCGCAACCTCATCAGCAATGCCATCCGTTACACCCAGCACGGCGGCATCCTGGTGGGCTGCCGCCGCCGTGGCGACCAGTTGTGGCTGGAGATATGGGACAGCGGCATTGGCATAGCCGCGCAGCAACAGCAGGAAATCTTTGACGAGTTCCACCAACTGGGGAATCCGGAACGCGACCGCAAGAAAGGCCTGGGCCTTGGGCTGGCCATCGTGCGCGGCCTCACCCAACTGCTGCAACACCCCTTGCGTGTAGCATCGCGGCCAGGCCGCGGCAGTGTGTTCCGCCTTGGCCTGCCACGCATCGCCACCGCCAGCCCGCTGCCAGCGGCAGCCGCGCCGGCAGTCGGCATCAGCCAATGCCTGCCCAAGGCCACCGTGCTGCTGATCGAGGATGACGATATTGTGCGCAGCAGCATGGTGCTGCTGTTGCAAAGCTGGGGCTGCCAGTGCATGGCGGCAGAGTCGCTGGACGCTGCCCTGCCCTGGCTCAATCACAAGCAACCGGACTTGCTGATCAGCGACTACCGGCTGCGTGAACAAAAAAACGGCAGTGATGCCATCCACGCCATCCGCCAGGCGGTGGGCCGCGACATTCCGGCCCTGCTGCTGACCGGCGACACCGCCCCGGCCCGGCTACGCGAAGCCAGCGACAGCGGCCTGCCCTTGCTGCACAAGCCGGTTGCCCCCGCACAACTGTACGACAGCCTTAACCAGCTACTCAGCCAACAGCCGTGCGCGCCGCAAGGCAGCGCACAGTAG
- a CDS encoding methyl-accepting chemotaxis protein: MFSQFSVRQKLLGGFTLMIVLLSILLGVAVVNMQTINSKIIDMTQDRYPKIALVHSVTAKSLDMAREIRNAIIFSTEDTEGYISKVISLDKSQDDDMGKVESLLSTAKGKELFEKLKEQNKALSAALEQTYPLIRAHKTVEAAEMVKQKVAPANNTFMASLKDFSSLQEEEMQKSIQDASRAYQSARVNMLTVGGIALLLAIGSALFIARLITVPLQKSAQLVEKIRQGDLTGHDETYPPARDEAIKIASGLQEMRTGLRQIVQAIQLNAHNVSDSARELSSMAEQVAGGAQHQAEATSEAAATIEQLTVSINHVADNSDEAKRQSLQTGSLARDGGQEVIDSVARIKDVSQAVSGTSTQMNILSSEVQKIDSIVTVIRDVADQTNLLALNAAIEAARAGEMGRGFAVVADEVRKLAERTTSSAQEITQMINSIQVGVTRVVGSMNSSLSSVEAVTSSTELASQTIERIGASTHEIESTIANITDALGEQRIASQSLAQNMERVSQMAEENSATVEELATTSAQLSALSHDLQGITARFQL, from the coding sequence ATGTTTAGTCAGTTCTCTGTAAGGCAAAAACTGCTGGGGGGCTTCACCCTGATGATTGTGCTGTTGTCCATCCTGCTGGGTGTGGCCGTTGTGAACATGCAAACCATCAATAGCAAAATTATTGACATGACACAGGATCGCTATCCCAAGATAGCCCTTGTACACAGTGTGACGGCCAAATCGCTCGATATGGCCCGAGAAATACGTAATGCGATCATTTTCAGTACCGAAGATACCGAAGGGTATATATCGAAAGTGATAAGCCTGGACAAGTCTCAGGACGATGATATGGGCAAGGTGGAGTCTCTCCTTTCTACGGCGAAAGGTAAGGAACTCTTTGAAAAATTGAAAGAGCAGAACAAGGCGCTGAGTGCGGCTCTGGAACAAACCTACCCCCTGATTCGTGCTCACAAAACTGTTGAAGCAGCGGAAATGGTTAAGCAGAAAGTTGCGCCAGCTAACAATACCTTCATGGCAAGCCTGAAAGATTTTTCCTCGTTGCAAGAAGAGGAAATGCAGAAGTCTATTCAGGATGCTTCCCGTGCGTACCAAAGTGCTAGGGTCAACATGCTGACCGTAGGCGGAATTGCGCTATTACTCGCTATTGGTAGCGCTCTCTTCATTGCCAGACTCATTACGGTGCCGCTGCAGAAGTCTGCCCAATTAGTAGAAAAAATTCGCCAGGGTGATCTGACTGGACATGATGAAACATATCCTCCCGCACGCGATGAAGCGATAAAGATCGCTAGTGGTCTACAGGAAATGCGTACTGGCTTGCGTCAGATTGTTCAAGCAATCCAGTTGAATGCGCACAATGTTTCCGACTCCGCCAGAGAACTATCCAGCATGGCCGAGCAAGTGGCCGGCGGAGCGCAACATCAGGCCGAGGCCACCTCAGAAGCGGCTGCAACTATCGAACAGCTCACGGTCAGCATCAACCACGTGGCCGATAATTCAGACGAGGCCAAGCGTCAGTCTTTGCAAACGGGTAGCTTGGCGCGAGATGGTGGCCAGGAAGTGATCGATTCTGTTGCCCGGATCAAGGATGTCAGCCAAGCCGTTAGTGGTACCTCCACGCAGATGAATATTCTTAGTAGCGAAGTACAAAAAATTGACAGTATTGTCACCGTGATTCGTGATGTTGCCGATCAAACCAACCTGCTTGCCCTTAATGCAGCTATCGAAGCCGCCCGTGCCGGGGAAATGGGGCGGGGATTTGCAGTGGTAGCAGATGAGGTACGTAAACTTGCCGAACGTACCACCTCATCAGCACAGGAAATTACCCAGATGATCAACTCCATTCAGGTAGGTGTCACGCGGGTAGTAGGTAGCATGAATTCTAGCTTGAGCAGCGTAGAAGCCGTGACTAGCAGTACAGAGCTAGCCTCACAAACGATAGAACGTATTGGTGCGAGTACGCATGAAATCGAGAGCACCATTGCCAATATCACCGATGCGCTAGGTGAACAGCGGATTGCCAGTCAAAGCTTGGCACAAAACATGGAGCGTGTATCTCAGATGGCTGAAGAGAATAGCGCCACGGTGGAAGAGCTTGCGACGACTTCTGCTCAGCTCAGCGCGCTCTCCCACGACTTGCAAGGTATTACAGCGCGTTTTCAGCTATAG
- a CDS encoding ABC transporter permease: MTASSAPTTAVAATQPEAGRSLKQKLARAERMNKLKSQLLILPLVLFILLVFVLPITSLLFKSVNNPEVVDAMPHTVKAISSWSGRALPPETVYAAAAQDIQQAHDDQKLGDLGKRLNMEVAGYRSLLNKTARALPMDPPPKSYKEALTNLDERWGDPAYWQAIRRNTSTQTPFYLLAAMDHRVDDLGEISRSSPDQAIYLDIFTRTFWMSLVVTAIALALAYPLAYLLVNLPTRTSNLLMILVLLPFWTSVLVRVAAWIVLLQSGGLINSTMQWLGIIDHPLQLVFNRTGVYISMVHILLPFMILPIYSVMKGISPSYMKAAISLGCHPFASFWRVYFPQTVAGISAGALLVFILSIGYYITPALLGSPNDQMVSYFVAFYTNTSINWGMATALGGLLLAATMILYIVYNWLVGAKSLRLG; encoded by the coding sequence ATGACCGCTTCCTCTGCACCCACCACCGCTGTCGCAGCCACCCAGCCGGAGGCCGGCCGTTCTCTGAAGCAGAAACTGGCCCGCGCCGAGCGCATGAACAAGCTGAAATCACAGCTGCTGATTCTGCCGCTGGTACTGTTTATCCTGCTGGTATTCGTGCTGCCCATTACCAGCCTCTTGTTCAAGAGCGTCAACAACCCCGAAGTGGTTGACGCCATGCCACACACGGTCAAGGCCATTTCCAGCTGGAGTGGCCGTGCCCTGCCGCCAGAAACGGTGTATGCCGCGGCGGCACAAGACATCCAGCAAGCTCACGACGACCAGAAACTGGGCGATCTGGGCAAACGCCTGAACATGGAAGTAGCCGGCTACCGCAGTCTGCTCAACAAGACTGCGCGCGCCCTGCCGATGGACCCGCCGCCCAAGTCCTACAAGGAAGCGCTGACCAATCTGGACGAACGCTGGGGTGACCCGGCCTACTGGCAGGCCATTCGCCGCAACACCAGCACCCAGACTCCGTTCTACCTGCTGGCCGCCATGGACCACCGCGTGGACGACCTGGGCGAAATCAGCCGCTCCTCGCCGGACCAGGCCATTTATCTGGACATCTTCACCCGCACCTTCTGGATGAGCCTGGTAGTCACCGCCATCGCGCTGGCCCTGGCCTACCCGCTGGCCTACCTGCTGGTGAATCTGCCCACCCGCACCAGCAATCTGCTGATGATTCTGGTACTGCTGCCGTTCTGGACCTCTGTCCTGGTACGGGTTGCCGCCTGGATCGTGCTGCTGCAATCGGGCGGCCTGATCAACTCCACCATGCAATGGCTGGGCATCATCGATCACCCGCTGCAACTGGTGTTCAACCGCACCGGCGTGTACATCTCCATGGTACACATCCTGCTGCCCTTCATGATCCTGCCCATCTACAGCGTGATGAAAGGCATCTCGCCCAGCTACATGAAGGCTGCCATCTCGCTGGGCTGCCACCCGTTTGCCAGCTTCTGGCGCGTGTACTTCCCGCAAACCGTGGCCGGTATCAGTGCCGGTGCGCTGCTGGTGTTCATCCTGTCCATCGGCTACTACATCACCCCGGCCTTGCTGGGTAGCCCGAACGACCAGATGGTGAGCTACTTCGTGGCCTTCTACACCAACACCTCGATCAACTGGGGCATGGCAACCGCACTGGGCGGCCTGCTGCTGGCCGCCACCATGATCCTGTACATCGTTTACAACTGGCTGGTAGGCGCCAAGAGCCTGCGCCTGGGCTAA
- a CDS encoding ribonucleoside triphosphate reductase: MKNTVLVNPLATLDEYLSRADWRVSANANQGYSLGGMILNAAGKLTANYWLDGIYPPQVAQAHRDADFHLHDLDVLAGYCAGWSLRQLLHDGFNGVPGRVESAPPRHLGSALGQMVNFLGTLQNEWAGAQAFSSVDTYLAPFVKRDALSDAQVEQAMQEFVYNLNVPSRWGTQTPFTNLTFDWTCPVDLAGQIPIIAGEEMPFCYGDCQPEMDRINRAFLRVMGAGDAHGRAFTFPIPTYNITPDFDWDSANADLLFDLTARYGLPYFQNFLNSDLEPQMVRSMCCRLQLDLRELLKRGNGLFGSAEQTGSLGVVTLNCARLGYRFRGDWEGLLAETDRLLALARISLEIKRERVQGWMDDGLYPYTKRYLGTLRNHFSTVGVNGINELVRNYTGDRDDISSPAGQQLALALLDHIRARMVQMQEDTGHLYNLEATPAEGTTYRFAREDRKRYPDILQAGPLDKPYYTNSSQLPAGHTDDPFLALQHQEPLQRRYTGGTVLHLYMTEAVSSAAACKQLVQRSLQRFRLPYITVTPTFSVCPRHGYLTGHHEFCPKCDAELLARSTAASAPGCC; encoded by the coding sequence ATGAAAAATACTGTACTGGTGAATCCGCTTGCCACGCTGGACGAATACCTCAGCCGCGCCGACTGGCGTGTTTCTGCCAATGCCAACCAGGGTTACAGCCTGGGCGGGATGATACTCAACGCCGCCGGCAAGCTCACCGCCAACTACTGGCTGGATGGCATCTACCCGCCGCAGGTGGCGCAGGCTCACCGCGATGCAGACTTCCACCTGCATGATCTGGACGTGCTGGCCGGTTACTGCGCCGGCTGGTCGCTGCGTCAGTTGCTGCATGATGGCTTCAATGGCGTGCCGGGGCGGGTGGAATCCGCGCCGCCGCGTCACCTGGGTTCCGCCCTGGGCCAGATGGTGAATTTCCTTGGCACCTTGCAAAACGAATGGGCAGGCGCACAGGCATTTTCCAGCGTGGACACCTATCTGGCACCCTTTGTCAAACGCGATGCGCTGAGTGATGCCCAGGTAGAGCAGGCGATGCAGGAGTTTGTCTACAACCTTAACGTCCCCTCGCGCTGGGGTACGCAAACCCCGTTTACCAACCTCACCTTCGACTGGACCTGCCCGGTGGACCTGGCCGGGCAAATCCCCATCATCGCCGGTGAGGAAATGCCCTTCTGCTATGGCGATTGCCAGCCGGAAATGGACCGCATCAACCGCGCCTTCCTGCGGGTGATGGGGGCGGGCGATGCCCATGGCCGGGCGTTTACCTTTCCCATTCCCACCTACAACATCACGCCGGATTTTGACTGGGACAGCGCCAACGCCGATTTGCTGTTTGACCTGACCGCGCGTTACGGCCTGCCGTATTTCCAGAACTTCCTGAATTCCGACCTGGAGCCGCAAATGGTGCGCTCCATGTGCTGCCGCCTGCAACTGGACCTGCGCGAGCTGCTCAAGCGCGGCAACGGCCTGTTTGGCAGCGCCGAACAAACCGGTTCGCTAGGCGTGGTTACGCTTAACTGCGCGCGGCTGGGCTATCGCTTCCGGGGTGACTGGGAAGGCCTGCTGGCCGAAACCGACCGTCTGCTGGCACTGGCCCGCATCAGCCTGGAAATCAAGCGCGAACGGGTGCAGGGCTGGATGGATGATGGCCTGTACCCCTACACCAAGCGCTATCTGGGCACGCTGCGCAATCACTTCTCCACCGTGGGGGTGAATGGCATCAACGAACTGGTGCGCAATTACACCGGTGATCGCGACGACATCAGCAGCCCCGCCGGCCAGCAACTGGCGCTGGCGCTGCTGGACCACATCCGCGCCCGCATGGTGCAAATGCAGGAAGACACCGGCCACCTGTACAACCTGGAAGCCACCCCGGCCGAAGGCACCACCTACCGCTTTGCCCGCGAAGACCGCAAGCGCTACCCCGACATCCTGCAGGCCGGCCCGCTGGACAAGCCTTACTACACCAACTCCAGCCAGTTGCCAGCCGGGCATACCGATGACCCCTTCCTGGCCTTGCAGCACCAGGAGCCACTGCAGCGCCGTTATACCGGCGGCACGGTACTGCACCTGTACATGACCGAGGCAGTCAGCTCTGCCGCGGCCTGCAAGCAACTGGTGCAGCGCTCGCTGCAACGCTTCCGCCTGCCTTATATCACGGTGACGCCAACGTTTTCGGTCTGCCCGCGGCATGGCTACCTGACTGGCCACCACGAATTCTGCCCCAAGTGCGATGCCGAACTGCTGGCCCGCAGCACGGCAGCCAGCGCGCCCGGCTGCTGCTAA
- a CDS encoding response regulator transcription factor — protein MLSARLLLIDDHALFRTGLRLVLENNDKVGNILEAGTVMDAIHQYGSTPVDIILLDIQLPGLNGLDGVTVLRRHFQSARIIILSASPELASATPDIAGVLAKSASVEQIDQALERCLRGEALIDAAPAKAAGRGSQLTPRQLEVLSELCLGRSNKAIANSLGLSENTVRVHVAAILEQFGVYSRTEAVLEAQRRGLVQVMR, from the coding sequence ATGCTTAGCGCCAGACTGCTTCTCATCGACGACCACGCCCTGTTTCGTACCGGCCTGCGCCTGGTACTGGAAAACAACGACAAGGTTGGCAATATTCTTGAAGCCGGCACCGTGATGGATGCCATCCACCAGTACGGCAGCACGCCGGTGGACATCATCCTGCTGGACATCCAACTGCCCGGCCTGAACGGCTTGGATGGCGTCACCGTGCTGCGCCGACATTTCCAGTCGGCACGCATCATCATCCTGTCGGCCAGCCCGGAGCTGGCCAGCGCCACACCGGACATTGCCGGGGTGCTGGCCAAATCCGCCAGTGTCGAGCAGATTGACCAGGCGCTGGAACGCTGCCTGCGTGGCGAGGCTCTGATCGACGCGGCACCGGCCAAGGCGGCAGGCCGCGGCTCGCAACTGACGCCGCGCCAACTGGAAGTGCTCAGCGAGCTGTGCCTGGGCCGCTCCAACAAGGCCATTGCCAATAGCCTGGGCCTGTCGGAAAACACCGTGCGCGTGCATGTGGCCGCCATCCTGGAACAGTTTGGCGTCTACAGCCGTACCGAGGCGGTGCTGGAAGCGCAGCGCCGTGGCCTGGTACAGGTAATGCGCTGA
- the nrdD gene encoding anaerobic ribonucleoside-triphosphate reductase, with the protein MSHQTEIKPAEQLDPSLRTRCEVWTRVMGYFRPVSAFNTGKQGEFAERVHFDEQHLHH; encoded by the coding sequence ATGTCACATCAAACCGAAATCAAACCGGCGGAACAACTGGACCCGTCCCTGCGCACCCGCTGCGAAGTATGGACCCGCGTGATGGGCTACTTCCGCCCGGTATCCGCCTTCAATACCGGCAAGCAGGGCGAATTTGCCGAACGTGTGCATTTTGATGAACAGCATCTGCATCACTGA
- a CDS encoding anaerobic ribonucleoside-triphosphate reductase activating protein has translation MNSICITEAAAPAGAGCLPLAGIEPFSSCDWPGRLVATVFVAGCPWRCGYCHNATLQARSAGVLDWPAARAVLAQRVGFLDGVVFSGGEATLAPQLADWMQDARQLGLAIGLHTAGIYPQRLAALKGLVDWIGLDIKAAPGGVDAVTGVPGSEARMWQALDIALDMVADGGAALECRTTLDPRLMTADSLHQLAASLQAKGVTHAALQQGRDAKGQPLFDAAQWPGQAVLDDWQRRFCQFGWRHA, from the coding sequence ATGAACAGCATCTGCATCACTGAGGCGGCTGCACCGGCCGGCGCGGGCTGCCTGCCGCTGGCCGGCATCGAGCCATTTTCCAGTTGCGACTGGCCGGGGCGGCTGGTGGCCACGGTGTTTGTGGCCGGCTGCCCCTGGCGTTGCGGCTATTGTCACAATGCCACGCTGCAGGCACGCAGCGCCGGGGTGCTGGATTGGCCCGCGGCCCGCGCGGTCTTGGCGCAACGCGTGGGCTTTCTGGACGGGGTGGTATTCTCCGGCGGCGAAGCCACGCTGGCCCCGCAACTGGCCGACTGGATGCAGGACGCCCGCCAACTGGGCCTGGCCATCGGCCTGCATACGGCGGGCATCTACCCGCAGCGACTGGCGGCACTCAAGGGCCTGGTGGACTGGATCGGCCTCGACATCAAGGCCGCGCCCGGCGGGGTGGATGCCGTCACCGGCGTGCCCGGCAGCGAGGCGCGCATGTGGCAGGCGCTGGATATCGCGCTGGACATGGTAGCGGACGGCGGTGCCGCGCTGGAATGCCGCACCACGCTGGACCCACGCCTGATGACGGCAGACAGCCTGCATCAGCTGGCGGCAAGCCTGCAGGCCAAGGGCGTCACCCACGCCGCCTTGCAACAGGGGCGGGATGCCAAAGGCCAGCCATTGTTCGACGCCGCACAATGGCCGGGACAGGCGGTACTGGACGACTGGCAGCGGCGCTTTTGCCAGTTTGGCTGGCGTCACGCCTAG
- a CDS encoding ABC transporter substrate-binding protein, translated as MKALSLAVVAACCAQAAQAADLTVISFGGANKAAQEKAYYAPFTKATGIKVVGGEYNGEMAKVKAMVDTKSVSWDVLEVESPELARGCDEGMFEKLDYSKIGNKADFVPGAAQTCGVGIFVWSTVLAYNADKLKVGPTSWKDFWDVKKFPGKRGMRKGAKYTLEVALMADGVAPKDVYKVLATPAGVDRAFKKLDQLKPNIQWWEAGAQPPQYLVSGDVVMSSAYNGRIANTQKEGKNLKIVWNGGMYDFDSWAIPKGSPNKDAALKFIAFASKPENQKVYSQNIAYGPTNKKAVPLLDKKLVADLPTAPQNIKSGVAVDVAFWADYGESLEQRFNAWAAK; from the coding sequence ATGAAAGCTCTTTCGCTGGCGGTAGTGGCAGCATGTTGCGCTCAGGCTGCCCAGGCAGCTGACCTGACCGTGATTTCCTTTGGCGGTGCCAACAAGGCCGCCCAGGAAAAGGCCTACTACGCACCCTTCACCAAGGCCACCGGCATCAAGGTGGTTGGCGGCGAATACAACGGCGAAATGGCCAAGGTCAAAGCCATGGTCGACACCAAGAGCGTGTCCTGGGACGTCCTGGAAGTGGAATCCCCGGAACTGGCCCGCGGTTGCGACGAAGGCATGTTTGAAAAGCTGGACTACAGCAAGATCGGCAACAAGGCCGACTTCGTACCGGGTGCCGCCCAGACTTGCGGCGTAGGCATCTTTGTATGGTCCACCGTGCTGGCCTACAACGCCGACAAGCTGAAGGTTGGCCCGACCAGCTGGAAAGATTTCTGGGATGTGAAGAAATTCCCGGGCAAGCGCGGCATGCGCAAAGGTGCCAAGTACACCCTGGAAGTGGCCCTGATGGCTGACGGCGTAGCGCCGAAAGATGTGTACAAGGTTCTGGCCACGCCGGCTGGCGTGGACCGCGCCTTCAAGAAGCTGGACCAGCTGAAGCCGAACATCCAGTGGTGGGAAGCTGGCGCACAACCGCCGCAATACCTGGTATCCGGCGACGTGGTGATGAGCTCGGCCTACAACGGCCGCATTGCCAACACCCAGAAGGAAGGCAAGAACCTGAAGATCGTCTGGAACGGCGGCATGTATGACTTCGACTCCTGGGCCATTCCGAAGGGCTCCCCGAACAAGGACGCTGCACTGAAGTTCATCGCCTTTGCCAGCAAGCCGGAAAACCAGAAGGTGTACTCGCAGAACATCGCTTACGGCCCGACCAATAAGAAAGCCGTACCGCTGTTGGACAAGAAGCTGGTTGCCGACCTGCCGACCGCCCCGCAAAACATCAAGAGCGGCGTAGCCGTGGATGTGGCGTTCTGGGCTGACTACGGCGAATCGCTGGAACAACGTTTCAATGCCTGGGCTGCCAAGTAA
- a CDS encoding ABC transporter ATP-binding protein, whose protein sequence is MAETSASDILVRFKNVQKSYDGETLIVKDLNLDIRKGEFLTLLGPSGSGKTTSLMMLAGFETPTAGEIMLGERSLNRVPPHKRDIGMVFQNYALFPHMTVAENLAFPLKVRGMDKTDVTERVKRALSMVQLDKFANRYPGQMSGGQQQRVALARALVFEPQLVLMDEPLGALDKQLREHMQMEIKHLHERLGVTVVYVTHDQSEALTMSDRVAVFHQGEIQQIDSPQNLYEHPRNTFVANFIGENNRLHGKLLSREGDRCTVGLENGERVEAMAIHDAAPGAPVSLSIRPERINLNVQQEQNRFSGRIREFIYLGDHVRIRLEACGNSSFIIKQPIATLDPKLSVGDVVSLGWNVEHVRALDPVAVAE, encoded by the coding sequence ATGGCTGAAACGAGTGCAAGCGACATCCTGGTCCGCTTCAAGAACGTACAAAAGAGCTACGACGGCGAGACCCTGATCGTCAAAGACCTCAATCTGGATATCCGCAAGGGTGAATTCCTTACCCTGTTGGGACCGTCCGGCTCCGGCAAGACCACCAGCCTGATGATGCTGGCCGGCTTCGAGACCCCCACTGCTGGTGAAATCATGCTGGGTGAGCGCTCGCTCAACCGGGTGCCGCCGCACAAGCGCGACATCGGCATGGTGTTCCAGAACTACGCACTGTTCCCGCACATGACCGTGGCCGAAAACCTGGCCTTCCCGCTGAAGGTGCGCGGCATGGACAAGACCGACGTCACCGAACGGGTGAAGCGCGCGCTGTCCATGGTGCAGCTGGACAAGTTTGCCAACCGCTATCCGGGCCAGATGTCCGGTGGTCAGCAACAGCGTGTGGCCCTGGCCCGCGCCCTGGTATTCGAACCGCAACTGGTGCTGATGGACGAACCGCTGGGCGCACTGGACAAGCAACTGCGCGAACACATGCAGATGGAAATCAAGCACCTGCACGAACGCCTGGGCGTGACCGTGGTGTACGTCACCCACGACCAGAGCGAAGCGCTGACCATGTCTGACCGCGTGGCCGTGTTCCACCAGGGCGAAATCCAGCAGATCGACAGCCCGCAAAACCTGTACGAGCACCCGCGCAACACCTTTGTGGCCAACTTCATCGGCGAAAACAACCGCCTGCACGGCAAGCTGCTCAGCCGCGAGGGTGATCGCTGTACCGTGGGCCTGGAAAACGGCGAACGGGTGGAAGCCATGGCCATTCACGATGCCGCGCCCGGTGCGCCGGTGTCGCTGTCCATCCGTCCGGAGCGCATCAATCTGAATGTGCAGCAGGAGCAAAACCGCTTCTCCGGCCGTATCCGCGAATTCATTTACCTGGGTGACCATGTGCGCATCCGCCTGGAAGCATGTGGCAATTCCAGTTTCATCATCAAGCAGCCTATCGCCACCCTGGACCCCAAGCTGTCCGTGGGCGACGTAGTTTCCCTGGGCTGGAATGTAGAACACGTAAGAGCGCTCGATCCTGTCGCAGTGGCCGAGTGA